A stretch of Vigna angularis cultivar LongXiaoDou No.4 chromosome 4, ASM1680809v1, whole genome shotgun sequence DNA encodes these proteins:
- the LOC108330660 gene encoding PHD finger protein ALFIN-LIKE 4, with translation MDAAGGPPYNPRSVNEVFRDFKGRRAAIVKALTTEVELFYQQCDPDKENLCLYGFPNEHWEVNLPAEEVPPELPEPALGINFARDGMEEKDWLSLVAVHSDTWLISVAMYFGARFGFDKADRKSLFSMINDLPTIFEVVAGKAKKQGKEKSSVSNHDNNKSKSNKRGSESQEKYSKSMEPKNEGALEKDDEHGEELCGACGENYGNDADEFWIGCDICEKWFHGRCVRITPAKAQNIKEYKCPSCSNKRVRQ, from the exons ATGGACGCAGCCGGAGGACCTCCCTACAATCCCCGTTCCGTCAACGAGGTCTTCCGAGATTTCAAGGGCCGCAGAGCCGCCATTGTTAAGGCCCTCACCACCG AGGTTGAATTGTTCTACCAGCAGTGTGATCcag ATAAGGAAAATCTTTGCCTTTATGGATTTCCTAACGAGCACTGGGAAGTCAATCTACCTGCTGAGGAGGTTCCTCCAGAGCTTCCAGAACCAGCATTAGGTATTAACTTTGCCAGAGACGGGATGGAAGAAAAGGACTGGCTATCCTTGGTTGCCGTTCACAGTGATACATGGTTAATTTCTGTGGCTATGTATTTTGGTGCAAGATTTGGATTTGATAAGGCTGATAG GAAGAGTCTTTTTAGTATGATAAATGATCTTCCAACAATATTTGAGGTTGTTGCTGGGAAGGCCAAGAAACAAGGAAAGGAGAAGTCATCAGTCTCTAATCATGACAATAACAAATCTAAATCAAACAAG AGAGGTTCTGAATCACAAGAAAAGTATTCAAAATCAATGGAACCAAAGAATGAGGGTGCTTTGGAAAAGGATGATGAGCATGGAGAGGAACTATGTGGGGCATGTGGAGAGAACTATGGTAATGATGCTGACGAGTTCTGGATTGGCTGTGACATTTGTGAGAAGTGGTTTCATGGGAGATGTGTGAGGATTACCCCTGCGAAGGCTCAGAATATCAAGGAGTACAAATGTCCATCTTGCAGCAACAAGAGAGTTCGTCAATAG
- the LOC108330632 gene encoding uncharacterized protein LOC108330632 isoform X1 has product MTPLVAKMSLGTAEDDSGSEIHIPAEIDWHMLDKSKFFFLGAALFSGVSFTLYPMVVLKTRQQVSSSRFSCLNMSCAIMRCEGLRGFYKGFGTSLMGTIPARALYMGSLEVTKSNVGTAFLELGFSETTAVAVANATAGVTSAMAAQLVWTPVDVVSQRLMVQGSGGSKTILANLNSESYRNGFDAFRKILCADGARGFYRGFGISILTYAPSNAFWWTSYSMVHRLIWSAFGSYLSKGKSESNDNLSGVRPNSKTMVAVQGLSAVMASGVSAIVTMPLDTIKTRLQVLDNEEHGRRRPLTFVQTVRNLVKEGGLPACYRGLGPRWASMSLSATTMITTYEFLKRMSTKSQ; this is encoded by the exons ATGACTCCCTTG GTGGCGAAGATGAGTTTGGGCACCGCCGAGGACGATTCGGGTTCTGAAATCCACATCCCCGCGGAGATTGACTGGCACATGTTGGATAAGTCCAAGTTTTTCTTCCTGGGTGCCGCCTTATTCTCCGGTGTTTCCTTCACGCTCTACCCCATGGTCGTGTTGAAGACGCGCCAGCAGGTTTCCTCCTCACGCTTCTCCTGCCTCAACATGTCCTGCGCCATTATGCGCTGCGAGGGTCTCAGAGGTTTTTACAAAGGCTTCGGCACTTCCCTCATGGGAACCATCCCCGCGCGTGCGCTCTACATGGGGTCGCTTGAAGTCACTAAAAGTAACGTCGGGACAGCTTTTCTCGAATTGGGGTTCTCTGAGACGACGGCTGTGGCGGTGGCTAATGCCACGGCGGGTGTTACTTCCGCCATGGCGGCGCAGCTGGTGTGGACCCCGGTTGATGTCGTGAGTCAACGGCTCATGGTTCAGGGGAGTGGAGGGAGTAAAACCATTCTGGCCAATCTTAATTCCGAGAGTTACAGGAACGGGTTTGACGCGTTCAGGAAGATTCTGTGTGCTGATGGAGCAAGAGGGTTCTACAGAGGGTTTGGGATTTCGATATTGACTTATGCTCCTTCCAATGCGTTTTGGTGGACTTCTTATTCCATGGTTCACAGACTCATCTGGAGTGCTTTTGGTTCTTACTTGAGTAAGGGTAAAAGTGAAAGCAACGATAATTTGAGTGGTGTTAGGCCTAATTCTAAGACAATGGTGGCGGTTCAAGGGCTGAGTGCGGTTATGGCCAGTGGGGTCTCTGCAATTGTGACAATGCCTCTGGATACCATCAAGACAAGGTTGCAGGTGTTGGATAACGAAGAGCATGGGAGAAGGAGACCATTAACTTTTGTTCAGACGGTGAGGAATTTGGTAAAGGAAGGTGGATTGCCCGCTTGTTACAGAGGATTGGGACCAAGATGGGCTTCCATGTCATTGTCTGCTACAACTATGATTACTACCTACGAGTTTTTGAAAAGAATGTCTACCAAGAGTCAATAG
- the LOC108330632 gene encoding uncharacterized protein LOC108330632 isoform X2, with protein MSLGTAEDDSGSEIHIPAEIDWHMLDKSKFFFLGAALFSGVSFTLYPMVVLKTRQQVSSSRFSCLNMSCAIMRCEGLRGFYKGFGTSLMGTIPARALYMGSLEVTKSNVGTAFLELGFSETTAVAVANATAGVTSAMAAQLVWTPVDVVSQRLMVQGSGGSKTILANLNSESYRNGFDAFRKILCADGARGFYRGFGISILTYAPSNAFWWTSYSMVHRLIWSAFGSYLSKGKSESNDNLSGVRPNSKTMVAVQGLSAVMASGVSAIVTMPLDTIKTRLQVLDNEEHGRRRPLTFVQTVRNLVKEGGLPACYRGLGPRWASMSLSATTMITTYEFLKRMSTKSQ; from the coding sequence ATGAGTTTGGGCACCGCCGAGGACGATTCGGGTTCTGAAATCCACATCCCCGCGGAGATTGACTGGCACATGTTGGATAAGTCCAAGTTTTTCTTCCTGGGTGCCGCCTTATTCTCCGGTGTTTCCTTCACGCTCTACCCCATGGTCGTGTTGAAGACGCGCCAGCAGGTTTCCTCCTCACGCTTCTCCTGCCTCAACATGTCCTGCGCCATTATGCGCTGCGAGGGTCTCAGAGGTTTTTACAAAGGCTTCGGCACTTCCCTCATGGGAACCATCCCCGCGCGTGCGCTCTACATGGGGTCGCTTGAAGTCACTAAAAGTAACGTCGGGACAGCTTTTCTCGAATTGGGGTTCTCTGAGACGACGGCTGTGGCGGTGGCTAATGCCACGGCGGGTGTTACTTCCGCCATGGCGGCGCAGCTGGTGTGGACCCCGGTTGATGTCGTGAGTCAACGGCTCATGGTTCAGGGGAGTGGAGGGAGTAAAACCATTCTGGCCAATCTTAATTCCGAGAGTTACAGGAACGGGTTTGACGCGTTCAGGAAGATTCTGTGTGCTGATGGAGCAAGAGGGTTCTACAGAGGGTTTGGGATTTCGATATTGACTTATGCTCCTTCCAATGCGTTTTGGTGGACTTCTTATTCCATGGTTCACAGACTCATCTGGAGTGCTTTTGGTTCTTACTTGAGTAAGGGTAAAAGTGAAAGCAACGATAATTTGAGTGGTGTTAGGCCTAATTCTAAGACAATGGTGGCGGTTCAAGGGCTGAGTGCGGTTATGGCCAGTGGGGTCTCTGCAATTGTGACAATGCCTCTGGATACCATCAAGACAAGGTTGCAGGTGTTGGATAACGAAGAGCATGGGAGAAGGAGACCATTAACTTTTGTTCAGACGGTGAGGAATTTGGTAAAGGAAGGTGGATTGCCCGCTTGTTACAGAGGATTGGGACCAAGATGGGCTTCCATGTCATTGTCTGCTACAACTATGATTACTACCTACGAGTTTTTGAAAAGAATGTCTACCAAGAGTCAATAG